Genomic segment of Drosophila takahashii strain IR98-3 E-12201 chromosome X, DtakHiC1v2, whole genome shotgun sequence:
TCCCCGTCGAGATGATGATGCAAGTGCTTCTAATTATAGCCCGACGATTTTGGGCGCCTGCGCGATGTCCTGGCGAAAGGTTAACTTAAGGTGAAATGGCCACAGGTTGCTgcccacgcacacacacacagaggcgCCACGTGCTTGCATGTGCTTACATAAGCGTTGCGTTTGTGTCTGTAAATGGTAATGAACTGATTGCAGTTTCCAAgtattacatatatttatgaGATAATTGCGaagattatattatattttttaatttctttggtGTCCGTTTTAATACCCAATATTTTGGTAAAATTTAGTGCGCCACAAGCACTAGTTTTCTATTTATTgaagagatttaaaaaatcaacgGTCATTTTGCTAAACCCAAGTGGCAACGTTTAAGTGGCAGCACTAATAGAGAATGGCAGCGCTACAAACAGtatttttcagtatttttggtatattataTATTGGGAGGATGACTCGGCTAAGCCTAGCGAGGACACCAACCCCCTTAGAGAAGAGGAAACATCGATAGTCGCTATCATTGGCCTATCGAAAGCTTATAAAGGCGGAGAAAGAGCGATATAGATTTGTGTGCCATCTCAAGCAACAATGGTTGTTGTTCGAAATCACCGCAAATATTGTATATCCCCCAGTTAATGCAACATAACGGTATTCCCGTCCCCGCATAATGACAACCGACGAGAGCATAATGGAGGAGATGCTGGGTAAGTGGGGCCTTAAATTCACCCCCGTAAATCCCCAAAATTCAGCGCTTTTCTTTCCCCACAGAGAGAGCAACAAATCCGGCTAAGAAAATCGACGAACTGGGCGTGCAAATGTTCTGCATTGTGGTCAAAAGCAACGCCCAGTTGGTCCACAAGGCGCAGGAAATGATTGTGGCCAAGGTGCGATCCTCCAATATAACGGAGGCAACGCGAGCGATTTCGGTACGTGATtactcctcttttttttttaattttcctaaaaatcaCCCCCCTTTTCTGAAAGGGGTGTgtgtacatgtgtgtgtggggctAAATGATTGCCCACTGAACCCACTCACCCACACAGACATAAAACACCGGCGCACAGTGGGCCGTACAGTGGGCGAAAggcacacaaaaacacacgCACTTGTGTGGCTGCGTTCCATTCGcagcaaaaacaataacaacaacaatagcaatATATTGTTATCATTTTGTGGTCGAAATGTGCGCATGTATTGCACTGTATTGTTTTGCCACCTGGGTACAAAAGCAGCTAAAATAATATGCAACAGATAGCGGCATTTTCATAACTACCATTGTGCTTcatttacttatttaatttaatttactcaaaaaaaaaaatttatttaaataagctAGGCATATTAACTTCTTAGGAACTTCCATTGTGCTTCCAttactaataaaaatttttttttttttgtaaataaattatttctttaaatatgttATGAGTCATTTACTCCAAAGGAACTTCCTTTGTGCTGCAcgtacttatttttatttttaacaaattatctaatataaaatccagcagcttgttgttttaaaatatgttaatatcgTAAACTTTCTTTGTGTTTCCATTGccttttaaatttcattttaatttataatattcttaTACCCCtataaagaaaacaatttataatatccattatatcatattttaaatcgtttattttatttgccattttaatacttatatttttaaataaataaaaaacagaaatgagAAATGATATAtacgttattttttaaattttgtatcattcaagttttaaaattttgtaatggAATATGCAGtattcaaaacaaaattgttagcaaatatattaaaataaatttatttagatattttaaagttttgactaattaatgattatttttttattgtttttaattaaacgccTTTAATTAAATGATATAAGTATTTAAGGAAATCCCTTATTTAAgagtgtatttattttattggtttaacaaagtttaaaatatttacatatatttattaaatatataataaaataaaaattatatacaaataccttaagattttaaaaactccTAATTTTTTCAGCTACTGGAGGAGTGCATGACGCAGTGCGGCGACGACTTCCAGGACGAGGCGGCCAAGTTCCGGTTCCTGAACGAACTGATCCGCCTGGTGTCGAAGAAGTACATGGGCGCCGAGACGCCGCACGAGGTGAAGCAGCGGATCATGGAGTGCCTCCTGCTGTGGACCACCGAGTTCCCGCAGCGCCTGAAGATCCGCGACGCCTACGACATGCTGCGCAAGGAGGGCGACATCGAGCACGGCACCACGGAGGCGGCGGTGGCCAAGCGGGAGAGTGTCCTCGGCACCATCGACGAGGCCATGTTCGCCAAGCTGATCAAGAGCAACAATCCCGAGAACTACAAGCGAGCCAACATCCTGCTGCAGTATCGGATGGCCCAGGAGGCGCGACGCAACGATCTGCTGGCCCAGCACCGTCTGGTCCTCAGCGAGGTGCAGGAGACgatgcagctgctcaaccagaTGCTGGACACCTACGACCCCTCCAACCAGGACGTCAGCGAGACGCTGCACGAGCTGTACAAGAGCTGCAAGAAGCACAAGCCCATCTTCCAGCATCTGCCGCAGCTGCTGGACGACTCGGATGCCCAGCTCGTAGGTAAGAATCACCATCACCAGAGGCATCAGAGTGGCCTTTTTCACGCCTGTGAtgcgcgaattctttagagaATTTCAATCAGAAGTTTAAAACGccgtgaaggagacatttccgaccttataaagtatatatatgctTGATCAGCATCcgttgtccgtttgtccgtccgtctgtccgtttctgcttaaactagtctctcagttttaaagctatcaggctaaaactttcccaaaagtcttatttCTTTTGCAGTTAGTATATAtatcggagcgagccggatcggaaaactatatcatatagctcacATAGGaaaatacccaaaaaaaaaaattttaaaaaattaaatattggttGTCCTTTAACAAATAacctcctacttttggaaatatgattttttatataattctgaatttcaaattaaattttatcaaaatcgaaacactatattttatagctgccataggaacgatcagaAAGTttatgggaatataataggaaatagattattgcttcgttggtttttattgtattatcatttactctgaatttcaattttaattttatcaaattcTAACTACTATATCACATAGATGCCacaggaacgatcgaaaaattaatgagaaataataagaaatttaccCTTTAttcgatttgtaaatttatagcTATGATCTgcaagctagcttcctttcttattCACACCTGtgatccgcgaattctttagagaattttattttaactattttagattattcccttaagaattcgcggatttgttttaacaatGTTAGTTACTTAACCACTTGAATCTATCTTCACAGCCGACACCCTGGATGCCAATGGCGCCCTGCTGACCACCATGCAGCGCTACAAGCTACTGGTGCCCTCGCCCACGAGGAGCACTGCTCCCGCCCTGACCACCAGTACTCTAACATCGACATCCTCGGCAAAAAGCACTTCGACCAGCAGttcaactgcagcagctgctaGTTCCAATAATGCCCTGCTGCTAAACGAACTGCTGGGGGATTTGCTGATCAgtggaagcagcagcagcgaaagTCCGCCGGCAGCAACCACAAACATACCAAATACCGCCAGCAGTAATTCCAATGTTACAGCAGCCACATCCTCCAGTGGTGGAGATCCTTTGGCCGACTTGAGTGACATCTTCAGCAGCGCTCTGGCCGAAAGCGAAGCCAAGCTGCAGCCAAAGCAGCCATTCCAGAATGCCAACACCTTGCTGGAGCCGCAGGTTCTCAGCCAAAACTCCGCCACCGAGGGATTGGCGAATGGCAATGAGGGCAGCAAAGTACCGGGAACAGCTAGAAAGATGCCGCAGATCGATATGCTCAGCGAGGAGCTCTTCCAGCAGATTCTGCCCGCCCAGGAGCGAATGCCCAGCTTCAAGCGGGATCCCGAGAAGCTAACGCTGAACGATTTGGCCCGCGAACGAATGCAGGTGGAGGCAGCTGCTCCTATTCCTATCACCCCTCTCCCTTCTGTTCCTTCCGAACCGGTAGATGATGTTCCCCTGCTCAGCGAGGATGTGGATAAGAGCGAAGAAGTGGCGGCTCCAGTGGCTCCCCTCCCCAGCAAGCCTCTCAGCGAGATTCACGTGGAACTGGACAATATCCAGGCCACCGGGGAGCAGCGCATCGTGCTGGACGATGACGACCTGCAGCTCAGTCTGAACTTCACCAGCGATCGGCCCGGCCATCGTGTGTCGGTGATTGTGATATCGGCGCAGAACAAGAGTCGCCAGCCAGTGCGCGACTTTCAGTTCGAGGCGAGCGTGAAAAAGGTGGGTAAATGATTAAGATACCATGAGAAAAAGGTATTAACTCTCTTAACTTTTTAGCCCTGCAAGGTGCGCCTGCTGCCGCCGACGGACAGCCAGATGCCGCCCCACAAGCCCTTCCGCCCGGCCACGCCCATTAACCAGGTGATGCTCCTCCTGAATCCCACTGGCCAGTCTGTGGATGTCACCTGCATCGTGGGCTACAAGCTGGGCGACGATCCGGATCCCATCAAGGAATCAATTGTGGCCCAGGGCATCGACTATGTGGATTAGAAACTGGCCTACCGTCCTTTTAACAAGACATCCGAAACGATAAAAGTCAATTTTCCCCCGTTCTATTTTCCAGTATCTAAAAGATAAAGATTCTTAATTTCCGTactgtatgtatatttatgcCCGTaagatttttattcaaattgtcGTACTATAATTATGTATCAAaggtttatataaattatgaaaaagtCGCTACAAAAGCCAAGCGCTCATTTTCAGAGGTATTCTCAATTTTCTCTTGAATtgtgggtgtttttttttgtgtttttgatgATGCTTCAGTTCTGGTTGGTGTGTTGCATCTGCCCCCTTAAAAAAATGCCgcatttcctaacgattgtcTCGCTTGCTTGGCGGCTAGTgaactttaaatgggtttaTGAGCATAGCTGGCAGTTGTTTTTTTAACGAATAGGATATAGAACATAATTTTGAGACtgttttttggtaaaataaaaccttcaattaatttcaacaAGGAATATGAATAAAACTACTAGAAAATCAACGCctaattaacataaatttagATGTTCGGTGTAAAAAGGATGCAAGGGATTGCTGCCCACAGGAAAATCCACCGCCCGCTTGGAGACAATCAACACTCAGCTGGCCGAAAAGCTTACAAATTGCCTAAATTCTAGCGGCTACCTGCTACACTACTATTTGCCCACTATTTCGTCCTTGAAGGACAGGGCAGTGATGGCCTTCGTGTGGCCGGTATAGTCCCGCATGGGCTCCTTAGTCTCCAGCTTCCAGAGACGAGCAATTCCATCGGAGGAGGCGGTGAACAGCCACTTGGAATCGGCGCTAAAGGCGGCATCCCACACCCAATAGTTATCGATGCGCAGCTCGCACCATTTGTTGGGTTCATCTGGCTTCTGGAAGTCCTCGGTCTTCCAAATGGCCACCGTTCCATCGCCCGAAGTGGTCAGCAGCAGCCGCGAATCCGGACTGAATTTGCAGCGGAGAATGTAGCGCTTGTGCGCGGGAATTTTCTTTGTAGGCCGCAGCGTGCTCATCTTCTGATCCTGACTGCTCAGCGACCAAATGTAGCACTTCCCTTTGTTATTCGCAGCGGCTAGGTAACGACCATCCGGGGAGATAGCCACATCCTGTATGGAGGAGTCCACCTCGGGCACGATGCGCTCGTGACGCTCCGACTTGACGTCCCACAGAAAAACGCTGCCATTCTGCGAGCCCATGGCAATCTCCACTTGATTCGGATGCAAACAGGCGGCATTTACGGGCGCCTCGCAGTCAAAAACACGGGAGCAATGCGGCGGAGCGGAGATCATGTCCCAGATGCGCACATGGTGATCCTCGCCGGCGGTGAACATCCAGTTGCCGTCCTCCTGGAAGCCCAGACGCGTCACATTCTTCTGCACCCCATCGAAATTGATGACCGGAGCGGTGCAATTGGACTCCAGATCGTACAGCCGGATGCACTGATAGCCGCAGGCCGCCAGTCGCGTCTTGTCCGGCGTTCTCTCCAGCGCATTCACTTGCTGGAAGATGAGATATGGATAGATATATGGGGATTTATAGGGATCTAAGGATAGATACCGAGGTCTCCACGAAGCGCATCGTCTTTATGCAGTTGCCCGTGTGCGCCTGCCACACCTTTATCGTGTGGTCGTAGCCCCCGGTGGCCAGGATCAGCTGCTGTTGGTCCCCCATCCTTGTGTTGCCTTGTATCACCGGTTAATTGACAATTTACGCGATGTTttcatttgttaaaaaataagaactaCAATAACAAGACTGTTATCGATAGCCGGGCGATACTGTTGgtcttggccaatcgataagTTTCGCCGTGTTGGTAAGCGCGTAATTATTCTTAGCGCATTCCGCGTTTTACTGttacaaatttaaacttttaaattgcaattttttttttcgactggaaattttttaacgagttcagaaaggttgACAATCCATATCTGGATCAATATATtcattgttacggtcaaaaaacgaattatttttttgtgaaaaattgggatttcggtttttggtaaaaatttgcaattttttctgtttgtttttttgctataacttggccaaaaatggtcctacaccaaaactgaatactgttttgaacagataactaaaaaagaaaaaaatccataacactttcgGGGTGatcctgcaaaaataaaattttcgccaattttcaatttttttgtaagggggtacctcatgattttttacgaaaaatggcaaaaaaatttaatgtccaggtttaaatgccaatcgataggaaatttaataacgagttcagaaaggtatgacaatccatatttggatcaatactTATATTGTTACggccaaaaaactaattatttttttgtgaaaaattaaaatctgggtttttggtaaaaatttgaatttttttctgttggtttttttgctataacttggccaaagGTGGTCCCACATCAAAAATGAATACTGTTTTCAACagataactaaaaaataaaaaaatccataacactttccgggtgatcctgcaaaaataaaattttcgccaattttcaatttttttgtaagggggtacctcatgattttttacgaaaaatggcaaaaaaatttaatgtccaggtttaaatgccaatcgataggaaatttaataacgagttcagaaaggtatgacaatccatatttggatcaatatttaattttttacggttaaaaaaccaattatttttttgtaaaaaattggaatctgggtttttgataaaaatttgaatttttttctgtttgtttttttgctataacttagccaaaaatggtcctacaccaaaaatgaatactgttttgaacagataactaaaaaataaaaaaatccataacactttccgggtgatcctgcaaaaataaaattttcgcatgattttttacgaaaaattgcaaaaaaataaaatgtccaggtttaaatgccaatcgataggaaatttaataacgagttcggaaaggtatgacaatccatatttggatcaagaTTTCCATTGTTATGGTCAAAAAAAgaactatttttttgtaaaaaattgggattttggtttttggtaaaaatttgcaattttttcttttgctgcTTTTTAGCCAAgtaaaaatggtcctaaatAATAacgaaataaatgtttaatcccaaaaaaattaataatttaaatttaaccagAAGACGCCGCAATAAAATAGCCAATAGGTTATTGGAAAGGAAAGGTTTATTTGTCGAATAACTTAGCAACTGGGTCTAGCCCGGGACCAGCGTAACGTACAAGGATTGGGGTTGAGTGGGTGAGCGGTGGCCCTCTACTGCTGAGTGGCCGGAGCAGTTTCCGCCGCCGTGCGGTTGGCCTCCTCCGGCTTCATGGCGGGGAAGAGAAGAACCTCCTGTGGAAAAAGCAAATGATTTAGCAATGATttcttcttcccaaatttaaaacccacCTTGATGTTATTGGAGTCCGTGAGGAACATGGCCAGCCGATCGATGCCCATGCCGAAACCGCCGGTG
This window contains:
- the Lst8 gene encoding protein LST8 homolog, producing MGDQQQLILATGGYDHTIKVWQAHTGNCIKTMRFVETSQVNALERTPDKTRLAACGYQCIRLYDLESNCTAPVINFDGVQKNVTRLGFQEDGNWMFTAGEDHHVRIWDMISAPPHCSRVFDCEAPVNAACLHPNQVEIAMGSQNGSVFLWDVKSERHERIVPEVDSSIQDVAISPDGRYLAAANNKGKCYIWSLSSQDQKMSTLRPTKKIPAHKRYILRCKFSPDSRLLLTTSGDGTVAIWKTEDFQKPDEPNKWCELRIDNYWVWDAAFSADSKWLFTASSDGIARLWKLETKEPMRDYTGHTKAITALSFKDEIVGK
- the Gga gene encoding ADP-ribosylation factor-binding protein GGA1 encodes the protein MTTDESIMEEMLERATNPAKKIDELGVQMFCIVVKSNAQLVHKAQEMIVAKVRSSNITEATRAISLLEECMTQCGDDFQDEAAKFRFLNELIRLVSKKYMGAETPHEVKQRIMECLLLWTTEFPQRLKIRDAYDMLRKEGDIEHGTTEAAVAKRESVLGTIDEAMFAKLIKSNNPENYKRANILLQYRMAQEARRNDLLAQHRLVLSEVQETMQLLNQMLDTYDPSNQDVSETLHELYKSCKKHKPIFQHLPQLLDDSDAQLVADTLDANGALLTTMQRYKLLVPSPTRSTAPALTTSTLTSTSSAKSTSTSSSTAAAASSNNALLLNELLGDLLISGSSSSESPPAATTNIPNTASSNSNVTAATSSSGGDPLADLSDIFSSALAESEAKLQPKQPFQNANTLLEPQVLSQNSATEGLANGNEGSKVPGTARKMPQIDMLSEELFQQILPAQERMPSFKRDPEKLTLNDLARERMQVEAAAPIPITPLPSVPSEPVDDVPLLSEDVDKSEEVAAPVAPLPSKPLSEIHVELDNIQATGEQRIVLDDDDLQLSLNFTSDRPGHRVSVIVISAQNKSRQPVRDFQFEASVKKPCKVRLLPPTDSQMPPHKPFRPATPINQVMLLLNPTGQSVDVTCIVGYKLGDDPDPIKESIVAQGIDYVD